Proteins found in one Triticum aestivum cultivar Chinese Spring chromosome 4D, IWGSC CS RefSeq v2.1, whole genome shotgun sequence genomic segment:
- the LOC123096486 gene encoding uncharacterized protein, producing MVDIHECAVVLVQEPDHAAAAANPDPSSISAHAWRPFEDAAAAVVGRIQPSVSSEDRRAAVVHYVQRLIRCSVGCEVFPFGSVPLKTYLPDGDIDLTAFGSTSSDENLANEVRAVLESEELRKDAEFEVKDVQYIHAEVKLVKCLVQNIVVDISFNQIGGLCTLCFLEQVDERFGKKHLFKKSIMLIKAWCYYESRILGAHHGLISTYALEILVLYIFHLFHKSLDGPLAVLYRFLDYYSKFDWDNKGISLYGPVPLSSLPELVSEAPDTHDVDFLKREEFLKECAQRFTVPPRNFERNTRLFSRKFLNIVDPLKQNNNLGRSVSKGNFYRIRSAFDLGARKLGKILQVPINSAVPEVNQFFRNTLKRNHTMVRPDVQDIALDFNVERDNKGCSPLDHNSFGDLSDQFNSISISDVNNHGSLKEKEQNLMVEHGEMKSVSNPVTSSISTRNNSDFCETAPSTSETLSPGKALYAPHLLYEPGNGKVGVNHDINLAPHGMTSKGYPGTKYRNENSHPVDNCLPPSKNSDSNGAHIKEAGGEGGAINDILSDLAGDHGTNLYNLSYAQGCQQDYPVNHDYPVNQVYYQMPAPPPAQYQNNRSPNGHGRKNGYGYAGTSGISPGSYPSGYFVVRPFYQPDDTMRARGTGTYFPDPTLCKDRPPAGRGERGRHSFHPNHYHRAHRYPRMDMPADMVLSEEWRQVPVPPLQIYIPGASDHGIPSPLNIPLSSPSPRAPRDGTHRNGFIHPQDNKLEFGTLGALPLEVKGTSQDHPSKSSSAANSQSSAPVSPVSSALNPGKGSNRMRNGGPYHLKDNGDFPPLSS from the exons ATGGTCGACATCCACGAGTGCGCCGTGGTGCTCGTGCAGGAGCCCGaccatgcggcggcggcggccaacccGGACCCGTCCTCGATCTCCGCCCACGCCTGGCGGCCCTTCGAGGATGCCGCGGCCGCCGTCGTGGGCCGGATCCAGCCGTCTGTCTCCTCCGAGGACCGCCGCGCCGCCGTCGTGCACTACGTCCAGCGCCTCATCAGGTGCAGCGTCGGCTGCGAG GTGTTTCCATTTGGATCTGTTCCACTGAAAACATATCTTCCTGATGGAGACATCGACTTGACTGCATTTGGTTCCACAAGCTCTGATGAAAACCTAGCAAATGAGGTTCGTGCTGTTCTGGAATCAGAAGAACTGAGGAAAGATGCTGAGTTTGAAGTGAAGGATGTCCAGTATATCCACGCTGAG GTGAAGCTGGTCAAATGCCTTGTGCAAAATATTGTTGTAGACATTTCGTTCAATCAGATTGGTGGACTCTGTACGCTTTGTTTTCTTGAGCAG GTTGATGAAAGATTTGGAAAAAAACACCTTTTCAAGAAAAGCATAATGCTGATAAAAGCCTGGTGTTATTATGAAAGCCGCATTCTCGGTGCCCACCATGGTTTAATTTCTACCTACGCCTTGGAGATATTGGTGCTATATATTTTCCATCTTTTCCACAAGTCTTTGGATGGTCCATTAGCT GTCCTCTATAGATTTCTGGACTATTATAGCAAATTTGACTGGGACAACAAGGGTATAAGCTTGTATGGTCCTGTACCATTGTCTTCCTTACCTGAGCTAGTTT CCGAAGCACCAGACACTCATGATGTTGATTTCCTTAAGCGGGAGGAGTTTCTCAAAGAATGTGCACAAAGGTTTACTGTCCCCCCTAGGAACTTTGAGAGAAATACTCGACTGTTCTCAAGAAAATTTCTCAACATAGTGGATCCACTCAAGCAGAACAACAATCTTGGCCGTAGTGTCAGCAAAG GTAACTTTTACCGGATACGCAGTGCATTTGATCTTGGTGCCCGGAAGCTTGGGAAGATCCTTCAAGTGCCTATCAATTCTGCTGTGCCTGAAGTGAATCAGTTTTTTAGGAACACATTGAAGCGAAATCACACTATGGTAAGGCCAGATGTGCAGGACATTGCACTGGACTTCAATGTTGAAAGAGACAACAAAGGTTGTTCACCTTTAGACCATAATTCTTTTGGTGATCTATCTGATCAGTTCAACAGCATCAGTATTTCAGATGTCAATAACCATGGGTCTCTGAAGGAAAAGGAACAAAATCTTATGGTTGAGCATGGGGAAATGAAGTCTGTTTCAAATCCTGTAACAAGTTCTATTAGTACGAGGAATAACAGTGACTTCTGTGAGACTGCACCATCAACTAGTGAAACCTTGTCACCTGGGAAAGCTCTCTATGCACCACATCTCTTGTATGAGCCAGGAAATGGAAAGGTTGGTGTCAATCATGATATAAACTTGGCACCCCATGGGATGACATCAAAAGGGTACCCAGGAACTAAGTATCGCAATGAGAATTCACATCCAGTGGATAACTGCTTACCACCATCTAAAAACTCAGATAGCAATGGAGCACACATTAAAGAGGCAGGTGGTGAGGGAGGTGCAATCAATGACATTTTATCAGATCTCGCTGGAGATCACGGAACAAATTTGTATAATCTTTCCTATGCACAAGGGTGCCAACAAGATTACCCAGTAAACCATGATTACCCGGTTAATCAAGTTTACTATCAAATGCCTGCTCCACCACCTGCACAGTATCAGAACAATCGATCACCAAATGGCCATGGCAGAAAAAATGGTTATGGCTATGCTGGTACAAGTGGAATATCCCCTGGTTCTTATCCATCTGGCTATTTCGTTGTAAGGCCATTTTATCAACCGGATGATACTATGCGAGCTCGTGGAACAGGCACCTACTTTCCTGACCCA ACTTTGTGCAAGGACAGGCCACCCGCTGGACGAGGGGAAAGAGGAAGACATAGTTTTCATCCAAATCACTATCACAGGGCTCACCGCTATCCCAGAATGGATATGCCTGCAGATATGGTGCTGTCGGAGGAATGGAGGCAAGTGCCAGTGCCACCATTGCAGATTTACATTCCTGGTGCAAGTGATCATGGAATTCCCTCCCCGTTGAATATACCATTATCATCTCCATCCCCCCGGGCTCCAAGGGATGGTACTCATCGCAATGGTTTTATTCACCCACAAGACAATAAACTTGAATTTGGGACTTTGGGGGCATTGCCTTTGGAAGTTAAGGGTACTTCTCAAGACCATCCTAGCAAATCTAGTTCTGCCGCCAACAGTCAATCTTCTGCACCTGTAAGCCCTGTGTCTTCAGCATTAAATCCTGGAAAGGGTTCTAATCGGATGAG GAATGGTGGGCCATATCATCTTAAGGACAATGGCGATTTCCCGCCACTCTCCAGCTGA